The Dioscorea cayenensis subsp. rotundata cultivar TDr96_F1 chromosome 19, TDr96_F1_v2_PseudoChromosome.rev07_lg8_w22 25.fasta, whole genome shotgun sequence genome includes a window with the following:
- the LOC120250685 gene encoding ALA-interacting subunit 3-like — protein sequence MNNNAAGSSSGSGDASPARRNSKRPKYSKFTQQELPACKPILTPQWVISVFTLVGIIFVPIGVAALLASNDVVEIIDRYDADCVPQNMTNNKVGYIQNDAIDKTCTRTIKVPKDMDQPIYVYYQLDNFYQNHRRYVKSRNDGQLRDKSKENDTSGCDPEKTTSNGVPIVPCGLIAWSLFNDTYSFTRGNKSLTVNMTDISWKSDRDHKFGDDVFPKNFQNGNLTGGKKLDANKPLSQQEDLIVWMRTAALPTFRKLYGRIEVDLKENDTITVTLKNYYNTYSFSGKKKLVLSTTSWLGGKNNFLGIAYLTVGGLCFFLATTFTVVYLVKPRKLGDPSYLSWNRNTGGR from the exons atgaaTAACAACGCTGCTGGTTCGAGCTCCGGCTCCGGGGACGCATCACCGGCCCGGAGGAACTCCAAGCGTCCCAAGT ATTCTAAGTTTACTCAACAAGAGCTTCCGGCTTGCAAGCCTATTCTTACGCCACAGTGG GTGATCTCTGTTTTCACGCTTGTTGGCATCATCTTCGTCCCTATTGGTGTTGCTGCGTTGCTTGCTTCGAATGAT GTTGTTGAGATTATTGATCGGTATGATGCTGATTGTGTACCGCAAAACATGACCAATAATAAGGTTGGATACATTCAGAATGATGCAATCGACAAAACTTGTACCCGAACAATCAAA GTGCCGAAGGATATGGATCAGCCAATTTATGTGTACTATCAGCTTGATAACTTCTACCAAAACCATAGGAG GTATGTGAAAAGTCGCAATGATGGACAACTGCGggataaaagcaaagaaaatgaCACAAGTGGCTGTGATCCTGAAAAGACCACTTCTAATGGCGTCCCAATTGTTCCTTGTGGTCTCATAGCATGGAGTTTGTTCAATGATACGTATAGTTTCACCCGTGGCAACAAATCATTGACTGTGAACATGACGGACATATCCTGGAAGAGTGACAGAGACCATAAATTTGGAGATGACGTCTTCCCCAAGAACTTCCAGAATGGGAATCTCACTGGTGGTAAAAAGCTCGATGCAAACAAGCCG CTGAGTCAGCAGGAGGATCTCATTGTTTGGATGCGAACTGCTGCTCTTCCCACATTTAGGAAGTTGTATGGGAGAATTGAGGTGGATCTCAAGGAGAATGATACCATCACAGTGACACTGAAAAACTATTACAACACCTACAGTTTTAGTGGCAAGAAGAAATTGGTGCTGTCCACTACAAGCTGGCTTGGTGGAAAGAATAATTTTCTTGGCATCGCATATCTTACTGTTGGTGGATTATGCTTTTTCTTAGCAACAACCTTCACTGTGGTATACTTGGTAAAACCAAG